In Quercus lobata isolate SW786 chromosome 12, ValleyOak3.0 Primary Assembly, whole genome shotgun sequence, a genomic segment contains:
- the LOC115971092 gene encoding HBS1-like protein isoform X1, with amino-acid sequence MPRKVNYGVDYDEEVNDYEGYDYDYDYDYDYDDDIEDNGKAPQSEQETSKRGLWRCSVCTYDNDEGLFACDICGVLNPSKTGTNIDKQTVKGMCKNSGASKMAKSLFASLPQRIPKKAVSLQKQNDVFVKEEGNNSHKHMNIQGQFHEFHKAFSIHSYHHVNIAPFKFDVPSPDDLVSNGLRSSKMGSKANFNDMNFSRVSSGITGKNGLLNIKSNAERSDVSSSLMLKGKQDSFDDNNCSKNKAHNVQSSLKISDGSFATMPKGRHHNVDEGSCSKNDMANILSSDKSSHSSPALKLKGRHEITGDSSSSLISGGKPQSLNSSLNKMALGEGSGFSNNVNARGTRSQAEYKPEKWMLNDQAEDTLIQLNLAIVGHVDSGKSTLSGRLLHLLGRISQKEMHKYEKEAKLQGKGSFAYAWALDESAEERERGITMTVAVAYFDSKKYHIVVLDSPGHKDFVPNMISGATQADAAILVIDASIGAFEAGMDGAKGQTREHAQLIRSFGVDQIIVAINKMDVVDYSKERFDLIKQQLGTFLRSCGFRDPSIMWIPLSAMENQNLVVASSDVRLLSWYHGPYLLDAIDSLQPPTRDLSKPLLMPICDVIKLPSLGQVSACGKVEAGALRSGSKVLVMPSGAVGSVRSLERDSQACTSARAGDNVAVSLQGIDAGNVMAGGVLCHPDFPVAVAKRLELKVLVLDITTPILIGSQLEFHIHHAKEAGRVAKILSLLDPKTGKVTKKTPRCLTAKQSAVVEVALQGPVCVDEFSNCKALGRVFLRALGRTIAVGIVTRIIESQE; translated from the exons ATGCCTCGTAAAGTAAACTATGGAGTTGATTATGATGAAGAAGTTAATGACTATGAAGGttatgattatgattatgattatgattatgattatgatGACGACATAGAAGACAATG GGAAAGCACCTCAGTCAGAGCAAGAAACTTCTAAGCGTGGGCTTTGGCGTTGCTCTGTATGCACTTATGATAATGATGAGGGTTTGTTTGCTTGTGATATTTGTGGGGTGCTAAATCCTTCAAAAACTGGCACCAATATTGATAAGCAAACAG TTAAGGGCATGTGCAAAAATTCTGGAGCATCCAAAATGGCCAAGTCTCTTTTTGCATCATTGCCGCAACGGATACCCAAAAAGGCTGTATCATTACAAAAgcagaatgatgtttttgtgAAGGAAGAGGGCAATAACTCCCACAAGCATATGAATATCCAAGGACAATTTCATGAATTCCATAAGGCTTTTAGTATTCATAGCTATCACCATGTTAATATAG CCCCTTTCAAGTTTGACGTTCCATCCCCAGATGATTTGGTTTCTAATGGACTACGCTCCTCTAAAATGGGTTCAAAAG CCAACTTTAATGACatgaatttttcaagagtttccTCAGGCATCACTGGGAAGAATGGTCTActtaatataaaatcaaatgcTGAAAGGTCAGATGTGTCATCATCATTGATGCTGAAAGGCAAACAAGATAGTTTTGATGACAACAATTGTTCAAAGAACAAGGCTCACAATGTACAGTCAAGTCTAAAAATTTCGGATGGCTCATTTGCAACCATGCCAAAAGGCAGACATCATAATGTGGACGAGGGTAGTTGTTCAAAGAATGATATGGCCAACATACTATCAAGTGATAAAAGCTCTCATAGCTCTCCTGCATTGAAACTGAAAGGCAGACATGAAATTACAGGTGATAGCAGTAGTTCTTTGATTAGTGGGGGCAAGCCACAAAGCCTTAACAGTAGTTTGAACAAAATGGCTCTTGGTGAGGGATCTGGATTTTCGAATAATGTGAACGCTAGAGGGACTCGTTCACAAGCAGAGTATAAACCCGAAAAGTGGATGCTCAATGACCAAGCTGAAGATACATTGATTCAACTGAATCTTGCGATT GTAGGTCATGTTGATTCTGGAAAATCAACACTCTCTGGTAGACTTCTACACCTTTTGGGGCGAATATCCCAAAAAGAGATGCACAAATATGAAAAGGAGGCAAAGTTACAG GGCAAGGGGTCCTTTGCTTATGCTTGGGCATTGGATGAGAGCGCTGAAGAAAGGGAAAGGGGAATAACCATGACGGTTGCTGTTGCTTATTTTGATTccaaaaaatatcatattgttGTGCTTGACTCACCAGGCCATAAGGATTTTGTTCCAAACATGATATCTGGGGCAACACAAGCTGATGCTGCAATTCTTGTGATAGATGCCTCAATCGGTGCATTTGAAGCTGGTATGGACGGTGCCAAGGGACAAACACGGGAACATGCACAACTTATCAGAAGTTTTGGTGTTGATCAAATTATAGTTGCAATTAACAAAATGGATGTTGTGGATTACTCAAAGGAACGGTTTGATTTAATTAAACAGCAACTTGGAACATTTCTCCGTTCTTGTGGTTTTAGAGATCCTTCTATAATGTGGATCCCATTGAGTGCCatggaaaatcaaaatttggtgGTGGCTTCTTCTGATGTTCGTCTGTTGTCTTG GTATCACGGACCTTATCTGTTGGATGCAATTGATTCCCTCCAACCTCCCACAAGAGACTTGTCAAAGCCTCTGCTTATGCCTATATGTGATGTTATTAAATTGCCTTCACTAGGGCAGGTGTCTGCCTGTGGTAAAGTAGAAGCTGGAGCCCTTCGGAGTGGATCCAAG GTTCTAGTTATGCCATCAGGGGCTGTGGGGTCAGTACGTTCCTTAGAGCGTGACTCTCAGGCTTGTACTTCTGCAAGAGCTGGAGACAATGTGGCTGTTAGTCTGCAAGGCATTGATGCAGGGAATGTGATGGCCGGGGGTGTGCTATGTCACCCAGATTTTCCTGTTGCCGTTGCAAAACGTTTGGAACTGAAGGTCCTTGTCTTGGATATTACAACCCCAATTTTAATTGGTTCACAG TTGGAATTTCATATACACCATGCAAAGGAAGCTGGAAGAGTGGCCAAAATATTGTCTTTGCTTGATCCTAAGACTGGCAAGGTGACAAAGAAGACACCGCGCTGTCTTACTGCAAAGCAGAGTGCAGTTGTTGAG GTGGCTTTGCAGGGACCAGTGTGTGTGGATGAGTTTTCAAATTGTAAAGCTCTTGGGAGGGTGTTTTTAAGAGCATTAGGAAGAACTATTGCTGTTGGGATTGTAACCCGAATAATTGAGTCTCAGGAGTAG
- the LOC115971092 gene encoding HBS1-like protein isoform X2, whose amino-acid sequence MPRKVNYGVDYDEEVNDYEGYDYDYDYDYDYDDDIEDNGKAPQSEQETSKRGLWRCSVCTYDNDEGLFACDICGVLNPSKTGTNIDKQTAPFKFDVPSPDDLVSNGLRSSKMGSKANFNDMNFSRVSSGITGKNGLLNIKSNAERSDVSSSLMLKGKQDSFDDNNCSKNKAHNVQSSLKISDGSFATMPKGRHHNVDEGSCSKNDMANILSSDKSSHSSPALKLKGRHEITGDSSSSLISGGKPQSLNSSLNKMALGEGSGFSNNVNARGTRSQAEYKPEKWMLNDQAEDTLIQLNLAIVGHVDSGKSTLSGRLLHLLGRISQKEMHKYEKEAKLQGKGSFAYAWALDESAEERERGITMTVAVAYFDSKKYHIVVLDSPGHKDFVPNMISGATQADAAILVIDASIGAFEAGMDGAKGQTREHAQLIRSFGVDQIIVAINKMDVVDYSKERFDLIKQQLGTFLRSCGFRDPSIMWIPLSAMENQNLVVASSDVRLLSWYHGPYLLDAIDSLQPPTRDLSKPLLMPICDVIKLPSLGQVSACGKVEAGALRSGSKVLVMPSGAVGSVRSLERDSQACTSARAGDNVAVSLQGIDAGNVMAGGVLCHPDFPVAVAKRLELKVLVLDITTPILIGSQLEFHIHHAKEAGRVAKILSLLDPKTGKVTKKTPRCLTAKQSAVVEVALQGPVCVDEFSNCKALGRVFLRALGRTIAVGIVTRIIESQE is encoded by the exons ATGCCTCGTAAAGTAAACTATGGAGTTGATTATGATGAAGAAGTTAATGACTATGAAGGttatgattatgattatgattatgattatgattatgatGACGACATAGAAGACAATG GGAAAGCACCTCAGTCAGAGCAAGAAACTTCTAAGCGTGGGCTTTGGCGTTGCTCTGTATGCACTTATGATAATGATGAGGGTTTGTTTGCTTGTGATATTTGTGGGGTGCTAAATCCTTCAAAAACTGGCACCAATATTGATAAGCAAACAG CCCCTTTCAAGTTTGACGTTCCATCCCCAGATGATTTGGTTTCTAATGGACTACGCTCCTCTAAAATGGGTTCAAAAG CCAACTTTAATGACatgaatttttcaagagtttccTCAGGCATCACTGGGAAGAATGGTCTActtaatataaaatcaaatgcTGAAAGGTCAGATGTGTCATCATCATTGATGCTGAAAGGCAAACAAGATAGTTTTGATGACAACAATTGTTCAAAGAACAAGGCTCACAATGTACAGTCAAGTCTAAAAATTTCGGATGGCTCATTTGCAACCATGCCAAAAGGCAGACATCATAATGTGGACGAGGGTAGTTGTTCAAAGAATGATATGGCCAACATACTATCAAGTGATAAAAGCTCTCATAGCTCTCCTGCATTGAAACTGAAAGGCAGACATGAAATTACAGGTGATAGCAGTAGTTCTTTGATTAGTGGGGGCAAGCCACAAAGCCTTAACAGTAGTTTGAACAAAATGGCTCTTGGTGAGGGATCTGGATTTTCGAATAATGTGAACGCTAGAGGGACTCGTTCACAAGCAGAGTATAAACCCGAAAAGTGGATGCTCAATGACCAAGCTGAAGATACATTGATTCAACTGAATCTTGCGATT GTAGGTCATGTTGATTCTGGAAAATCAACACTCTCTGGTAGACTTCTACACCTTTTGGGGCGAATATCCCAAAAAGAGATGCACAAATATGAAAAGGAGGCAAAGTTACAG GGCAAGGGGTCCTTTGCTTATGCTTGGGCATTGGATGAGAGCGCTGAAGAAAGGGAAAGGGGAATAACCATGACGGTTGCTGTTGCTTATTTTGATTccaaaaaatatcatattgttGTGCTTGACTCACCAGGCCATAAGGATTTTGTTCCAAACATGATATCTGGGGCAACACAAGCTGATGCTGCAATTCTTGTGATAGATGCCTCAATCGGTGCATTTGAAGCTGGTATGGACGGTGCCAAGGGACAAACACGGGAACATGCACAACTTATCAGAAGTTTTGGTGTTGATCAAATTATAGTTGCAATTAACAAAATGGATGTTGTGGATTACTCAAAGGAACGGTTTGATTTAATTAAACAGCAACTTGGAACATTTCTCCGTTCTTGTGGTTTTAGAGATCCTTCTATAATGTGGATCCCATTGAGTGCCatggaaaatcaaaatttggtgGTGGCTTCTTCTGATGTTCGTCTGTTGTCTTG GTATCACGGACCTTATCTGTTGGATGCAATTGATTCCCTCCAACCTCCCACAAGAGACTTGTCAAAGCCTCTGCTTATGCCTATATGTGATGTTATTAAATTGCCTTCACTAGGGCAGGTGTCTGCCTGTGGTAAAGTAGAAGCTGGAGCCCTTCGGAGTGGATCCAAG GTTCTAGTTATGCCATCAGGGGCTGTGGGGTCAGTACGTTCCTTAGAGCGTGACTCTCAGGCTTGTACTTCTGCAAGAGCTGGAGACAATGTGGCTGTTAGTCTGCAAGGCATTGATGCAGGGAATGTGATGGCCGGGGGTGTGCTATGTCACCCAGATTTTCCTGTTGCCGTTGCAAAACGTTTGGAACTGAAGGTCCTTGTCTTGGATATTACAACCCCAATTTTAATTGGTTCACAG TTGGAATTTCATATACACCATGCAAAGGAAGCTGGAAGAGTGGCCAAAATATTGTCTTTGCTTGATCCTAAGACTGGCAAGGTGACAAAGAAGACACCGCGCTGTCTTACTGCAAAGCAGAGTGCAGTTGTTGAG GTGGCTTTGCAGGGACCAGTGTGTGTGGATGAGTTTTCAAATTGTAAAGCTCTTGGGAGGGTGTTTTTAAGAGCATTAGGAAGAACTATTGCTGTTGGGATTGTAACCCGAATAATTGAGTCTCAGGAGTAG
- the LOC115971092 gene encoding HBS1-like protein isoform X3: MPRKVNYGVDYDEEVNDYEGYDYDYDYDYDYDDDIEDNGKAPQSEQETSKRGLWRCSVCTYDNDEGLFACDICGVLNPSKTGTNIDKQTANFNDMNFSRVSSGITGKNGLLNIKSNAERSDVSSSLMLKGKQDSFDDNNCSKNKAHNVQSSLKISDGSFATMPKGRHHNVDEGSCSKNDMANILSSDKSSHSSPALKLKGRHEITGDSSSSLISGGKPQSLNSSLNKMALGEGSGFSNNVNARGTRSQAEYKPEKWMLNDQAEDTLIQLNLAIVGHVDSGKSTLSGRLLHLLGRISQKEMHKYEKEAKLQGKGSFAYAWALDESAEERERGITMTVAVAYFDSKKYHIVVLDSPGHKDFVPNMISGATQADAAILVIDASIGAFEAGMDGAKGQTREHAQLIRSFGVDQIIVAINKMDVVDYSKERFDLIKQQLGTFLRSCGFRDPSIMWIPLSAMENQNLVVASSDVRLLSWYHGPYLLDAIDSLQPPTRDLSKPLLMPICDVIKLPSLGQVSACGKVEAGALRSGSKVLVMPSGAVGSVRSLERDSQACTSARAGDNVAVSLQGIDAGNVMAGGVLCHPDFPVAVAKRLELKVLVLDITTPILIGSQLEFHIHHAKEAGRVAKILSLLDPKTGKVTKKTPRCLTAKQSAVVEVALQGPVCVDEFSNCKALGRVFLRALGRTIAVGIVTRIIESQE; encoded by the exons ATGCCTCGTAAAGTAAACTATGGAGTTGATTATGATGAAGAAGTTAATGACTATGAAGGttatgattatgattatgattatgattatgattatgatGACGACATAGAAGACAATG GGAAAGCACCTCAGTCAGAGCAAGAAACTTCTAAGCGTGGGCTTTGGCGTTGCTCTGTATGCACTTATGATAATGATGAGGGTTTGTTTGCTTGTGATATTTGTGGGGTGCTAAATCCTTCAAAAACTGGCACCAATATTGATAAGCAAACAG CCAACTTTAATGACatgaatttttcaagagtttccTCAGGCATCACTGGGAAGAATGGTCTActtaatataaaatcaaatgcTGAAAGGTCAGATGTGTCATCATCATTGATGCTGAAAGGCAAACAAGATAGTTTTGATGACAACAATTGTTCAAAGAACAAGGCTCACAATGTACAGTCAAGTCTAAAAATTTCGGATGGCTCATTTGCAACCATGCCAAAAGGCAGACATCATAATGTGGACGAGGGTAGTTGTTCAAAGAATGATATGGCCAACATACTATCAAGTGATAAAAGCTCTCATAGCTCTCCTGCATTGAAACTGAAAGGCAGACATGAAATTACAGGTGATAGCAGTAGTTCTTTGATTAGTGGGGGCAAGCCACAAAGCCTTAACAGTAGTTTGAACAAAATGGCTCTTGGTGAGGGATCTGGATTTTCGAATAATGTGAACGCTAGAGGGACTCGTTCACAAGCAGAGTATAAACCCGAAAAGTGGATGCTCAATGACCAAGCTGAAGATACATTGATTCAACTGAATCTTGCGATT GTAGGTCATGTTGATTCTGGAAAATCAACACTCTCTGGTAGACTTCTACACCTTTTGGGGCGAATATCCCAAAAAGAGATGCACAAATATGAAAAGGAGGCAAAGTTACAG GGCAAGGGGTCCTTTGCTTATGCTTGGGCATTGGATGAGAGCGCTGAAGAAAGGGAAAGGGGAATAACCATGACGGTTGCTGTTGCTTATTTTGATTccaaaaaatatcatattgttGTGCTTGACTCACCAGGCCATAAGGATTTTGTTCCAAACATGATATCTGGGGCAACACAAGCTGATGCTGCAATTCTTGTGATAGATGCCTCAATCGGTGCATTTGAAGCTGGTATGGACGGTGCCAAGGGACAAACACGGGAACATGCACAACTTATCAGAAGTTTTGGTGTTGATCAAATTATAGTTGCAATTAACAAAATGGATGTTGTGGATTACTCAAAGGAACGGTTTGATTTAATTAAACAGCAACTTGGAACATTTCTCCGTTCTTGTGGTTTTAGAGATCCTTCTATAATGTGGATCCCATTGAGTGCCatggaaaatcaaaatttggtgGTGGCTTCTTCTGATGTTCGTCTGTTGTCTTG GTATCACGGACCTTATCTGTTGGATGCAATTGATTCCCTCCAACCTCCCACAAGAGACTTGTCAAAGCCTCTGCTTATGCCTATATGTGATGTTATTAAATTGCCTTCACTAGGGCAGGTGTCTGCCTGTGGTAAAGTAGAAGCTGGAGCCCTTCGGAGTGGATCCAAG GTTCTAGTTATGCCATCAGGGGCTGTGGGGTCAGTACGTTCCTTAGAGCGTGACTCTCAGGCTTGTACTTCTGCAAGAGCTGGAGACAATGTGGCTGTTAGTCTGCAAGGCATTGATGCAGGGAATGTGATGGCCGGGGGTGTGCTATGTCACCCAGATTTTCCTGTTGCCGTTGCAAAACGTTTGGAACTGAAGGTCCTTGTCTTGGATATTACAACCCCAATTTTAATTGGTTCACAG TTGGAATTTCATATACACCATGCAAAGGAAGCTGGAAGAGTGGCCAAAATATTGTCTTTGCTTGATCCTAAGACTGGCAAGGTGACAAAGAAGACACCGCGCTGTCTTACTGCAAAGCAGAGTGCAGTTGTTGAG GTGGCTTTGCAGGGACCAGTGTGTGTGGATGAGTTTTCAAATTGTAAAGCTCTTGGGAGGGTGTTTTTAAGAGCATTAGGAAGAACTATTGCTGTTGGGATTGTAACCCGAATAATTGAGTCTCAGGAGTAG